The following coding sequences lie in one Portunus trituberculatus isolate SZX2019 chromosome 12, ASM1759143v1, whole genome shotgun sequence genomic window:
- the LOC123502631 gene encoding cell wall protein RTB1-like, producing MVPHSRITWKEGAKEGLRPSKRDDELVNPGCGSSGGVAMWLCPGLAECSQAIPETIPETIPETIPETIPETIPDTIPETIPETIPDTIPETIPEIIPETIPDTIPETIPETIPDTIPEIIPETIPDTIPETIPETIPEIIPDTIPETIPNTIPETIPDTIPNTIPETIPETIPDTIPETIPDTIPKTIPDTIPETIPETIPDTIPETIPETIPETIPDTIPDTIPKTIPETIPDTIPETIPEIIPETIPDTIPETIPETIPETIPETIPETISETIPETIPETIPETIPENIPSQPKANSSIPPFYLSQFQPSSIPTFQYSSIPVFQNSSIPVFQYSSIPAFQYSSIPVFQFQIPGSTKFQDLFQIPGSKCSRILYWFMITDSSFEIPAYIPYNPRELFTSRRVSLFQDKLPIPGTHLYSKFPIPGSSKDSTVPVESCIFIANNATAKPECSDP from the exons ATGGTTCCACATTCGCGTAtaacgtggaaggaaggagcgaaggaaggtcTCCGTCCTAGCAAAAGGGACGACGAGTTGGTGAACCCTGGATGTGGCAGCTCTGGTGGTGTGGCCATGTGGCTGTGCCCAGGGCTGGCGGAGTGCAGTCAG GCCATTCCAGAGACCATTCCAGAGACCATTCCAGAGACCATTCCAGAGACCATTCCAGAGACCATTCCAGATACCATTCCAGAGACCATTCCAGAGACCATTCCAGATACTATTCCAGAGACCATTCCAGAGATCATTCCAGAGACCATTCCAGATACCATTCCAGAGACCATTCCAGAGACCATTCCAGATACCATTCCAGAGATCATTCCAGAGACCATTCCAGATACCATTCCAGAGACCATTCCAGAGACCATTCCAGAGATCATTCCAGATACCATTCCAGAGACCATTCCAAATACCATTCCAGAGACCATTCCAGATACCATTCCAAATACCATTCCAGAGACCATTCCAGAGACCATTCCAGATACCATTCCAGAGACCATTCCAGATACCATTCCAAAGACCATTCCAGATACCATTCCAGAGACCATTCCAGAGACCATTCCAGATACCATTCCAGAGACCATTCCAGAGACCATTCCAGAGACCATTCCAGATACCATTCCAGATACCATTCCAAAGACCATTCCAGAGACCATTCCAGATACTATTCCAGAGACCATTCCAGAGATCATTCCAGAGACCATTCCAGATACCATTCCAGAGACCATTCCAGAGACCATTCCAGAGACCATTCCAGAGACCATTCCAGAGACTATTTCAGAGACCATTCCAGAGACCATTCCAGAGACCATTCCAGAGACCATTCCAGAAAACATTCCCTCTCAACCCAAAGCCAATTCCAGCATTCCACCATTCTA cCTGAGTCAGTTCCAGCCTTCCAGCATTCCAACATTCCAGTATTCCAGCATTCCAGTATTCCAAAATTCCAGCATTCCAGTATTTCAGTATTCCAGCATTCCAGCATTCCAGTATTCCAGCATTCCAGTATTTCA GTTCCAGATTCCAGGCTCCACAAAGTTCCAGGATTT GTTTCAGATTCCAGGTTCCAAGTGTTCCAGGATTTTGTACTGGTTTATGATTACAG ATTCCAGTTTTGAGATTCCAGCATACATTCCTTATAACCCAAGAGAGCTATTCACTTCCAGGCGTGTCTCACTGTTCCAGGATAAACTACCCATTCCAGGAACACATTTATATTCCAAATTCCCA ATTCCAGGAAGTTCCAAAGATTCTACAGTTCCCGTGGAgagttgt